The Humulus lupulus chromosome 4, drHumLupu1.1, whole genome shotgun sequence genome has a window encoding:
- the LOC133829756 gene encoding phenylacetaldehyde reductase-like isoform X2, translated as MSGIGKVVCVTGASGYIASWLVKLLLQQGYTVNASVRDPNDSEKTAHLVALDGAKERLHLFKANLLEEGSFDSAVNGCDGVFHTASPVIGSIIDPKAQLIDPAVKGTLNVLRSCAKVPSIKRVVITSSLSSVFENGKPLTSDVVVDETWFSDTVHCQKFQHWYALSKTLAEEAAWKFGKENGIDLVTIHPGLVIGPLLQPTINTTTQLILNQINVQPVLNKVYHFVDVRDVANAHIQAFEVASASGRYCVAGPAVHMLESLKILQHLYPSLSIPEKCEDSEPLKPKYQISDLKAKHLGINFIPLEKMSGEEKVVCVSGASGYIASWLVKFLLQHGYTVKASVRDPNDLKKTKHLVELDGAKERLYLFKADLMEEGSFDSAINGCDGVFHTASPVFHSATDQQAEIIEPAVKGTLNVLKSCAKAPSVKRVIITSSMAAVLINGKPLNPDVVVDETWFSDSVFCENMKIWYAASKARAEKAAWEFAKENEIDLITIHPGVTLGPLLQPTMNDSVSLIMNLTNGPQKFPNRVYSYHDVRDVARAHIQAFEVGSASGRYFLSGYIAHISELLKILQQLYPALTIPQR; from the exons ATGAGTGGCATAGGAAAGGTGGTGTGTGTAACAGGAGCATCAGGCTACATAGCCTCATGGCTAGTTAAGCTCTTACTACAGCAGGGATACACTGTCAATGCATCTGTTCGTGATCCAA ATGATTCAGAGAAAACAGCTCACTTGGTTGCACTAGATGGAGCTAAAGAAAGGCTTCATTTGTTCAAAGCAAATCTGTTGGAAGAAGGGTCTTTTGACTCTGCTGTCAATGGATGTGATGGGGTATTTCATACAGCTTCTCCTGTAATCGGTTCAATCATTGATCCAAAG GCACAACTGATTGATCCAGCAGTGAAGGGAACACTTAATGTTCTGAGGTCATGTGCAAAAGTTCCATCCATAAAGAGAGTGGTCATAACTTCTTCCCTTTCTTCTGTTTTTGAGAATGGAAAACCTCTAACCTCTGATGTGGTGGTTGATGAGACATGGTTTTCTGATACTGTTCACTGCCAGAAATTTCAG cacTGGTATGCGCTTTCGAAAACTCTGGCTGAGGAGGCTGCCTGGAAATTTGGCAAGGAAAATGGGATCGATTTGGTCACCATTCATCCAGGACTTGTTATTGGTCCTCTCTTACAGCCAACTATTAATACAACTACACAGCTTATTCTGAATCAAATCAATG TTCAACCAGTCCTCAATAAAGTTTATCATTTTGTTGATGTTAGGGATGTTGCCAATGCACATATTCAAGCTTTTGAAGTTGCTTCAGCTAGTGGAAGATACTGTGTTGCTGGGCCTGCTGTACATATGTTAGAGTCTTTAAAGATTTTACAGCATCTTTACCCTTCTTTAAGCATCCCTGAGAA ATGTGAAGATAGTGAACCTCTTAAGCCAAAGTACCAAATATCAGATTTGAAGGCAAAACATTTGGGAATTAACTTCATTCCCTTGGAA AAGATGAGTGGAGAAGAAAAGGTGGTGTGTGTGAGTGGAGCTTCAGGCTACATAGCTTCATGGCTGGTTAAGTTCTTACTACAACATGGTTACACTGTCAAAGCTTCTGTTCGTGATCCAa ATGATTTAAAGAAGACTAAACACTTGGTTGAACTAGACGGAGCTAAGGAAAGACTTTATTTGTTCAAAGCAGATTTAATGGAAGAAGGCTCTTTTGATTCTGCTATCAATGGATGTGATGGTGTTTTTCACACTGCTTCTCCTGTTTTTCATTCAGCTACTGATCAACAG GCTGAAATAATAGAGCCAGCTGTGAAGGGAACATTGAATGTTCTGAAGTCATGTGCAAAAGCTCCATCTGTAAAGAGAGTGATTATAACATCTTCCATGGCTGCAGTTTTAATCAATGGAAAACCTCTAAACCCTGATGTAGTTGTTGATGAGACTTGGTTTTCTGATTCTGTTTTTTGTGAGAATATGAAG atatGGTATGCAGCTTCAAAAGCTAGAGCAGAGAAAGCTGCTTGGGAATTTGCAAAAGAGAATGAGATTGATTTAATCACCATTCATCCAGGAGTAACACTTGGTCCTCTCTTGCAACCAACTATGAATGACAGTGTCAGTCTCATTATGAATCTAACAAATG GGCCTCAAAAATTTCCCAATAGAGTTTATTCATATCATGATGTTAGAGATGTAGCAagagcacatattcaagcatttgAAGTTGGTTCAGCTAGTGGAAGATATTTTCTAAGTGGATATATTGCACACATTTCTGAGCTTTTAAAGATTTTACAACAGCTCTACCCTGCACTCACCATTCCTCAGAGGTAA
- the LOC133831787 gene encoding cinnamoyl-CoA reductase CAD2-like produces the protein MSGIGKVVCVTGASGYIASWLVKLLLNQGYTVNASVRDPNDPQKTAHLVALDGAKERLHLFKANLMEEGSFDSAINGCDGVFHTASPVLDSSSTVDPQAELIDPAVNGTLNVLRSCAKVPSTKRVVITSSISAVFEKGIPLTPDVVVDETWFSDIAHCEKNKC, from the exons ATGAGTGGGATAGGGAAGGTGGTGTGTGTAACAGGAGCATCAGGCTACATAGCCTCATGGCTGGTTAAGCTGTTACTAAATCAGGGATACACTGTTAATGCATCTGTTCGTGACCCAA ATGATCCACAGAAAACAGCTCACTTGGTTGCACTAGATGGAGCTAAAGAAAGACTTCATTTGTTCAAAGCAAATTTAATGGAAGAAGGCTCTTTTGATTCTGCTATCAATGGCTGTGATGGGGTTTTTCATACAGCTTCTCCTGTACTCGATTCAAGCTCAACCGTTGATCCACAG GCAGAACTAATTGATCCAGCTGTGAATGGAACATTAAATGTTTTGAGATCATGTGCAAAAGTTCCATCCACGAAGAGAGTGGTTATAACTTCTTCCATTTCTGCTGTTTTTGAGAAAGGAATACCTCTAACCCCTGATGTGGTAGTTGATGAGACATGGTTTTCTGATATTGCTCACTGTGAGAAAAACAAG TGTTAA
- the LOC133831786 gene encoding putative disease resistance RPP13-like protein 1 — MAAELVAGALLSASLQVLFERLGSEEIPQLFQGKKLILDQLYELKTMLWSAHALLNDAEEKQLRNQEVRMWLIELQDVIYQADDLVDRIDYEALRSKLEDDQSSSSSASKVLMKFMPPFLSTFDKTVKLDSMEILRKLKILVVQKDALGLREGAQNKPSPRPPAPLVEHAHVYGRDTEKKIIVDLLLKDDVDSGSNISVIPIVGMGGLGKTTLARVVYDDDRVQKYFERRVWITVSDEFDIFKITKEIFEGVTNDKCGFENIDELRTKLKEALRGKKFLFVHDDVWNESYSLWDTLKSSFESGANGSKILVTTRSTIVASTMATGQVHHLQTLLNEDCWQLFVKHAFGNNFDQNSNRDLQALGRKIVEKCKGLPLAIKSLGGSQRCEQNPEKWEDILGSDTWEELYKKEGSILPALWLSYRHLPTHLKQCFAYCSIFPKDYEFGREKLILLWMAEGFLPMDSKSKKMEEFGKEYLEDLLSRSFFQYSSKTSFLFQMHDLVHDLAMLVSDDFCFRLDLSSDVHSLPTKIRHLSYRKSNNYDLDKLKGLSKAISLHTFVALPLQILSFPNYLVPYNILLTKGSCLRVLSLSQSSIKELPDSIGSLIHLRYLDLSGTEIEELHESACSLYHLQTLLLSCCTKLSQLPRNMGRLINLRYLDIREVPLKEMPQGISQMKCLQFLSSVVLSDKHKDDVFKIIDLAELEHLSGSLCILGLENINDATEASKANLKDKKDLTELTLSWSYGAVDADSSQKELDVLDALRPHTSLESLEIESYRGTTFSNWIAGDAFSNLVSITLKDCKSCCYLPPLGQLASLKELEIDGWDSVYSIGDETDSSGPLFTCLEILYIWNMLMFKEWSFGTEAILQEGQVFPLLKEVWLRNCPKLNVGLPGYLPSLESLTIDDCEEMKDLIPRTQQTVTAPPFLDYVSISDCPVLESLLDWGSHSKLKTLYLWNTKVLFENRIKWDLQKLSCLEHIMITGWENDSFPDEGLLPITLKTIVIRNCSKLETLNGKAFQQLTSLTSLFISDCENLQCLPEEELPTSLTELHIEGCPLLNQRCEKGGEDWPKIQHITQVKLDYKLVN, encoded by the coding sequence ATGGCAGCCGAACTGGTAGCTGGTGCTTTGCTTTCTGCTTCACTTCAGGTTTTGTTTGAACGATTGGGCTCTGAGGAGATACCCCAGCTGTTCCAGGGGAAGAAGCTGATTCTAGACCAGCTATACGAGTTGAAGACCATGTTGTGGTCAGCTCATGCACTGCTCAACGATGCTGAGGAGAAGCAACTTCGAAACCAGGAGGTCAGGATGTGGCTTATCGAGCTTCAAGATGTGATCTATCAGGCTGATGACTTGGTGGACAGGATTGACTATGAAGCTCTGCGATCcaagcttgaagatgatcaatcTAGCAGCAGCAGTGCCAGCAAGGTACTCATGAAATTTATGCCACCCTTTCTGTCCACATTTGATAAAACTGTTAAGCTTGATTCCATGGAGATCCTTCGTAAGCTAAAGATCCTTGTTGTTCAAAAAGATGCTCTTGGCCTGAGAGAAGGTGCACAGAACAAACCTTCGCCAAGGCCACCAGCTCCTTTGGTAGAACATGCTCATGTTTATGGGAGGGATACTGAGAAAAAAATCATTGTTGATCTGTTGCTGAAAGATGATGTTGATAGTGGCAGTAACATTTCTGTTATCCCGATTGTTGGGATGGGTGGTCTTGGCAAAACCACTCTTGCTCGAGTTGTTTATGACGATGATAGAGTACAAAAGTATTTTGAGCGAAGAGTATGGATTACTGTGTCAGATGAGTTTGATATTTTCAAGATAACAAAAGAGATCTTTGAGGGGGTCACCAACGACAAATGTGGTTTTGAAAACATCGACGAACTTCGAACGAAATTGAAGGAAGCATTGAGGGGGAAGAAATTTCTCTTTGTTCATGATGATGTTTGGAACGAGTCTTATTCTTTGTGGGACACACTGAAGAGTTCTTTTGAGTCTGGAGCAAATGGAAGTAAAATTCTTGTGACTACTCGAAGCACAATTGTCGCGTCTACCATGGCCACTGGTCAGGTTCATCATCTACAAACTTTGTTGAATGAAGATTGTTGGCAGTTATTTGTCAAACATGCTTTTGGAAATAATTTTGACCAGAATAGCAACAGAGATCTGCAAGCACTTGGTAGAAAAATAGTGGAGAAGTGCAAAGGTCTTCCTTTAGCAATAAAGTCTCTTGGTGGATCACAGCGCTGTGAACAAAATCCTGAAAAATGGGAAGACATACTTGGCAGTGACACATGGGAGGAATTGTACAAGAAAGAGGGCTCCATTCTTCCAGCTTTATGGTTGAGCTATCGTCACTTACCTACACATCTCAAACAATGTTTTGCTTATTGTTCCATATTTCCCAAAGACTATGAATTTGGAAGAGAAAAATTGATTTTATTATGGATGGCTGAAGGGTTTTTGCCAATGGATTCAAAAAGTAAAAAGATGGAGGAATTTGGAAAGGAATACCTTGAAGATCTCTTATCAAGGTCATTCTTTCAATATTCGAGTAAGACTTCATTCCTTTTTCAAATGCATGACCTCGTACATGATTTAGCCATGCTTGTATCAGATGATTTTTGCTTTAGGTTGGATTTGAGTAGTGATGTGCATAGCCTTCCAACAAAGATTCGTCATCTGTCATATAGGAAAAGCAATAATTACGACCTCGACAAACTTAAGGGTTTGAGTAAGGCTATTTCTTTGCATACCTTTGTAGCATTACCATTGCAGATTCTAAGCTTTCCAAACTATTTAGTCCCGTACAATATATTGCTTACAAAGGGAAGCTGTTTAAGAGTGCTTTCTTTAAGTCAATCTTCTATCAAGGAGTTGCCGGATTCAATTGGTAGTCTAATACATTTAAGGTATTTGGACTTGTCTGGTACTGAAATTGAAGAGTTGCACGAGTCAGCTTGTAGTTTGTACCATTTACAAACTTTATTATTGTCGTGCTGTACAAAGCTTTCTCAATTACCAAGGAATATGGGAAGACTGATCAACTTGCGTTACTTAGATATTAGGGAGGTACCTTTGAAAGAGATGCCGCAAGGAATCAGTCAGATGAAATGCTTGCAATTCTTATCATCTGTAGTATTGAGTGACAAACATAAGGATGACGTGTTCAAAATTATAGATTTAGCAGAGCTTGAACATCTAAGTGGAAGCCTTTgcattttgggtttggaaaataTTAATGATGCGACGGAGGCTTCAAAGGCTAATTTAAAGGATAAGAAGGACCTTACAGAACTAACTTTGAGCTGGAGTTATGGTGCTGTTGATGCTGATAGTTCGCAAAAAGAATTAGATGTGCTTGACGCCCTTCGACCACATACAAGCTTGGAGAGTCTGGAGATTGAAAGTTATAGAGGTACAACATTCTCGAACTGGATTGCAGGTGATGCATTTTCTAACTTAGTATCGATTACTTTGAAAGATTGTAAAAGCTGTTGTTATTTACCACCACTTGGACAACTAGCTTCTCTCAAAGAACTCGAAATTGATGGATGGGACAGTGTGTATTCAATAGGCGATGAGACTGATAGCAGTGGTCCTCTATTcacttgtttagaaatattatatatttggaaTATGTTGATGTTTAAAGAATGGTCATTTGGTACCGAAGCAATTCTTCAAGAAGGTCAAGTGTTCCCTCTTCTAAAAGAAGTTTGGCTGAGGAATTGTCCCAAGCTTAATGTTGGCTTACCCGGTTATCTTCCATCATTAGAAAGTCTCACTATCGATGATTGTGAAGAAATGAAGGATTTGATTCCGAGAACTCAACAGACTGTCACAGCCCCACCCTTTCTTGATTACGTATCAATATCAGACTGTCCTGTGTTGGAGTCACTTCTAGATTGGGGATCACACTCCAAACTAAAGACACTTTATCTATGGAACACAAAAGTGCTTTTTGAGAATCGTATTAAATGGGATCTACAGAAACTCTCATGTTTGGAACACATAATGATCACAGGATGGGAAAATGATTCGTTTCCCGACGAAGGGCTCCTTCCGATCACTCTTAAGACAATTGTGATAAGAAATTGTAGCAAACTTGAGACCCTAAATGGAAAGGCTTTTCAACAACTAACATCCCTTACGTCCTTGTTTATTTCTGATTGTGAAAACCTTCAGTGCTTGCCAGAAGAAGAGCTGCCTACTTCTCTTACCGAATTACATATCGAGGGATGTCCTTTGCTAAATCAACGATGTGAAAAAGGAGGAGAAGATTGGCCTAAGATTCAACACATCACACAAGTGAAATTGGATTATAAACTTGTCAATTAA
- the LOC133829756 gene encoding phenylacetaldehyde reductase-like isoform X1 gives MSGIGKVVCVTGASGYIASWLVKLLLQQGYTVNASVRDPNDSEKTAHLVALDGAKERLHLFKANLLEEGSFDSAVNGCDGVFHTASPVIGSIIDPKAQLIDPAVKGTLNVLRSCAKVPSIKRVVITSSLSSVFENGKPLTSDVVVDETWFSDTVHCQKFQHWYALSKTLAEEAAWKFGKENGIDLVTIHPGLVIGPLLQPTINTTTQLILNQINGVQPVLNKVYHFVDVRDVANAHIQAFEVASASGRYCVAGPAVHMLESLKILQHLYPSLSIPEKCEDSEPLKPKYQISDLKAKHLGINFIPLEVSLRETVESLREKGQFSF, from the exons ATGAGTGGCATAGGAAAGGTGGTGTGTGTAACAGGAGCATCAGGCTACATAGCCTCATGGCTAGTTAAGCTCTTACTACAGCAGGGATACACTGTCAATGCATCTGTTCGTGATCCAA ATGATTCAGAGAAAACAGCTCACTTGGTTGCACTAGATGGAGCTAAAGAAAGGCTTCATTTGTTCAAAGCAAATCTGTTGGAAGAAGGGTCTTTTGACTCTGCTGTCAATGGATGTGATGGGGTATTTCATACAGCTTCTCCTGTAATCGGTTCAATCATTGATCCAAAG GCACAACTGATTGATCCAGCAGTGAAGGGAACACTTAATGTTCTGAGGTCATGTGCAAAAGTTCCATCCATAAAGAGAGTGGTCATAACTTCTTCCCTTTCTTCTGTTTTTGAGAATGGAAAACCTCTAACCTCTGATGTGGTGGTTGATGAGACATGGTTTTCTGATACTGTTCACTGCCAGAAATTTCAG cacTGGTATGCGCTTTCGAAAACTCTGGCTGAGGAGGCTGCCTGGAAATTTGGCAAGGAAAATGGGATCGATTTGGTCACCATTCATCCAGGACTTGTTATTGGTCCTCTCTTACAGCCAACTATTAATACAACTACACAGCTTATTCTGAATCAAATCAATG GAGTTCAACCAGTCCTCAATAAAGTTTATCATTTTGTTGATGTTAGGGATGTTGCCAATGCACATATTCAAGCTTTTGAAGTTGCTTCAGCTAGTGGAAGATACTGTGTTGCTGGGCCTGCTGTACATATGTTAGAGTCTTTAAAGATTTTACAGCATCTTTACCCTTCTTTAAGCATCCCTGAGAA ATGTGAAGATAGTGAACCTCTTAAGCCAAAGTACCAAATATCAGATTTGAAGGCAAAACATTTGGGAATTAACTTCATTCCCTTGGAAGTGAGTTTGAGAGAGACTGTAGAAAGCCTCAGGGAAAAGGGTCAATTTAGCTTCTAA
- the LOC133829754 gene encoding putative disease resistance protein RGA1, with translation MKCLQLLPKVVLSDKHKDDVFKITDLAELEHLSGSLCILGLENINDATEASKANLKDKKDLTKLTLRWSDDAVDADSSQKELDVLDALRPHTSLKSLKIESYRGTTFSNWIADDAFSNLVSITLVNCKSCCYLPPLGQLASLKNLTIYGCDSVYSIGDGIDSSGPLFTCLESLYIWNMLMWKEWSFGTEAILQEGQVFPLLKQVWLGNCPKLNVGLPGYLPSLESLSIGDCEEMEYLLPRTQQTVTAPPFLGDVSISDCPVLESLLDWGSHSKVKALSLRNSKVLFENRIKWDLQKLSCLEYIEITGWEDDSFPDEGLLPITLETIVIGDSSKLETLNGKAFQQLTSLTDLSIRSCKSLRCLPEEGLPTSLTDLSISGCPLLNQRCEKGGEDWPKIQHITKVELDDKLVN, from the coding sequence ATGAAATGCTTGCAACTCTTACCAAAGGTAGTATTGAGTGACAAACATAAGGATGATGTGTTCAAAATTACAGATTTAGCTGAGCTTGAACATCTAAGTGGAAGCCTTTgcattttgggtttggaaaataTTAATGATGCGACGGAGGCTTCAAAGGCTAATTTAAAGGATAAGAAGGACCTTACGAAACTAACTTTGAGGTGGAGCGATGATGCTGTTGATGCTGATAGTTCGCAAAAAGAATTAGATGTGCTTGACGCCCTTCGACCACATACAAGCTTGAAGAGTCTGAAGATTGAAAGTTATAGAGGTACAACATTCTCGAACTGGATTGCAGATGATGCATTTTCTAATTTAGTATCGATTACTTTGGTAAATTGTAAAAGCTGTTGTTATTTACCACCACTTGGACAACTAGCTTCTCTCAAAAATCTCACAATTTATGGATGTGATAGTGTGTATTCAATAGGTGATGGGATCGATAGCAGTGGTCCTCTATTCACTTGTTTagaaagtttatatatttggaaTATGTTGATGTGGAAAGAATGGTCATTTGGTACCGAAGCAATTCTTCAAGAAGGTCAAGTGTTCCCTCTTCTAAAACAAGTTTGGCTGGGGAATTGTCCCAAGCTTAATGTTGGCTTACCTGGTTATCTTCCATCACTAGAAAGTCTCAGTATCGGTGATTGTGAAGAAATGGAGTATTTGCTTCCGAGAACTCAACAGACTGTCACAGCCCCACCCTTTCTTGGTGACGTATCCATATCAGACTGTCCTGTGTTGGAGTCACTTCTAGATTGGGGATCACACTCCAAAGTAAAGGCACTTTCTCTAAGGAACTCAAAAGTGCTTTTTGAGAATCGTATTAAATGGGATCTACAGAAACTCTCATGTTTGGAATACATAGAAATTACAGGATGGGAAGATGATTCGTTTCCCGACGAAGGGCTCCTTCCGATCACTCTTGAGACAATTGTGATCGGAGATTCTAGCAAACTTGAGACCCTAAATGGAAAGGCTTTTCAACAACTAACATCCCTTACTGATTTATCGATTAGAAGCTGTAAAAGCCTCCGGTGCTTGCCAGAAGAAGGGCTGCCTACCTCTCTTACTGATTTATCAATTAGTGGATGTCCTTTGCTAAATCAACGATGTGAAAAAGGAGGAGAAGATTGGCCTAAGATTCAACACATCACAAAAGTGGAATTGGATGATAAACTTGTCAATTAA
- the LOC133831788 gene encoding calcium-transporting ATPase 8, plasma membrane-type-like — MTRDHSLPTFQEYGGVKGVAELIKTNVEKGIDGDDEDLLKRRNAFGSNTYPRKKAGVFGCFCGRHNQVPADGILISGHSLAIDESSMTGERKIVHKDSKEPFLMSGCKVVDGSGTMLVTSVGINTEWGLLMASISEDTGEETPLQVRLNGVATFIGIVGLTVAFVVLVVLLVRYFAGHAKNVDGTSQFIGGVTKVGDAIDGAIKIVTVAVTIVVVAVPEGLPLAVTLTLACSVRKMMADKALVRRLSACETMGSAETICSDKTGTLTLNQMTVVEAYVGPEKIAPADNKSQLSPMLSLLFESIAQNANGGVFVPEGGGEVEVSGSPTEKAIISWGIQLGMNFEVVRSESTILHVFPFSSEKKRGGVAVKLPDSQVHVHWKGAAEIVLASCTQYIDESNQAVAMDEEKVLHFKKAIDGMAAKALRCVAIAYRTCELETVPTDEEQRSRWALPEDDLVLLAIVGIKDLYMQTFRNLFMQLLWVNLIMDTLGALALATEPPTDHLMHRPPVGRKEPVCVFSYYCSLGNVLRILRYLRGTIFQKLVFPSTSSLELRTYSDVDHSLDPTDRKSATGFCIFLGDSLISLKSKKQTVVSHSSTEPEYRAMSLTMKEIVWLRWLLADMGVVLSHSTPVYCDNQSAI; from the exons ATGACAAGGGATCATAGTTTACCTACATTCCAAGAATATGGAGGGGTTAAAGGGGTAGCagaattaattaaaacaaacgtAGAGAAGGGAATCGATGGGGATGATGAAGACCTGCTAAAAAGAAGAAATGCATTTGGGTCAAACACATATCCTCGGAAAAAGGCAGGAGTTTTTGGATGTTTCTGTGGGAGGCATAACCAAGTTCCTGCTGATGGTATTCTAATCTCTGGTCATTCACTCGCAATAGATGAATCTAGCATGACTGGGGAAAGAAAAATTGTTCATAAGGACTCTAAAGAACCATTTCTAATGTCTGGGTGTAAAGTAGTAGATGGAAGTGGTACGATGCTGGTCACAAGTGTTGGAATTAATACTGAATGGGGATTGCTCATGGCTAGTATTTCAGAGGACACTGGTGAAGAAACACCTTTGCAGGTACGCTTAAATGGGGTTGCAACATTCATTGGAATTGTTGGTCTCACAGTAGCTTTTGTTGTTTTGGTTGTTCTTCTGGTCAGATACTTCGCTGGGCATGCAAAAAATGTAGATGGTACTAGTCAGTTTATTGGAGGGGTGACTAAAGTTGGTGATGCTATAGATGGAGCCATTAAAATTGTTACTGTTGCGGTCACTATTGTTGTAGTTGCGGTTCCTGAAGGGCTTCCATTGGCTGTTACTTTAACTCTTGCATGCTCAGTGAGGAAAATGATGGCAGATAAAGCCTTGGTTCGAAGGCTTTCTGCATGTGAGACAATGGGTTCTGCAGAAACCATCTGTAGTGATAAGACTGGAACCTTAACTCTAAATCAGATGACTGTTGTTGAGGCCTATGTTGGTCCGGAAAAAATTGCTCCTGCTGATAACAAGTCACAGTTGTCTCCAATGTTGTCTTTACTTTTTGAAAGTATTGCTCAGAATGCGAATGGTGGTGTTTTTGTACCGGAGGGTGGGGGTGAAGTAGAGGTTTCTGGATCACCAACAGAAAAGGCCATTATTTCCTGGGGAATTCAGTTGGGAATGAATTTTGAAGTTGTCAGATCAGAATCTACAATTCTTCATGTTTTCCCATTCAGCTCAGAGAAAAAGCGAGGTGGTGTTGCAGTTAAACTTCCTGACTCTCAAGTTCATGTACACTGGAAAGGCGCTGCTGAAATAGTTTTGGCTTCATGTACGCAGTATATTGATGAGAGCAATCAGGCAGTAGCCATGGATGAAGAAAAGGTTCTTCATTTCAAGAAAGCTATTGATGGCATGGCTGCAAAGGCTTTACGTTGTGTTGCTATTGCATACAGAACATGTGAGCTAGAAACAGTTCCAACTGATGAAGAACAACGATCTCGTTGGGCATTACCTGAGGATGATCTTGTTCTACTTGCCATAGTTGGTATCAAGGATCTGTATATGCAAACATTCAGAAATTTATTCA TGCAGCTTCTTTGGGTTAATCTTATCATGGATACTCTTGGTGCATTAGCATTGGCTACTGAACCCCCTACTGATCACCTGATGCATAGACCCCCAGTTGGCCGAAAAGAA CCAGTTTGTGTCTTCTCCTACTACTGTTCATTGGGCAATGTTCTTCGTATTTTGAGGTATCTTCGAGGTACTATCTTCCAAAAATTGGTATTTCCATCAACTTCTTCCTTGGAGCTACGGACATATTCTGATGTTGATCATAGTCTTGATCCCACAGATCGTAAGTCAGCTACTGGTTTTTGTATCTTTTTGGGTGATTCTCTTATTTCTTTGAAGAGTAAGAAACAAACTGTGGTCTCTCATTCTTCTACTGAACCAGAATATCGTGCTATGTCATTAACAATGAAAGAGATTGTTTGGTTACGTTGGTTACTTGCAGATATGGGTGTTGTTCTTTCTCATTCCACTCCTGTGTATTGTGACAACCAAAGTGCTATCTAG